In the Sphingobacterium sp. PCS056 genome, TCAGTAATAATGCAGATCAACTGAAAGAATACGTGCTTCAATTAGCTGCTATCAATCATATGAATCAGCTTTTTATCCGATGGATAAAAACAGCAAATTCGTTCTGCAACACACTTGTTGACCGCATTGTTCCTGGAAAGCTGGCATCTGAAGATTATAAAGAGACAACATCAAAATTAGGATACGACGACGAACTCATGATCATGGTGGAACCTTTTAGCTTATGGGCAATTGAGTCTTCTGATCCTCAAGTTATCGAAAAGCTTTCCTTTGCACAAGTCAATAAAGGAGTAGCGATCGTTCCTGATATTCAAAAATTTAAAGAACTTAAATTGCGCTTATTAAATGGAACACATACCCTATCCTGTGCAATCGCGCTGTTAATGGGCTTTGATACCGTTAAAAAAGCAATGGAGAATGATGATTTTCTAGGGTATGTGTCCGATTTAATGGAAACAGAGATCGGTCCTTCAATTTTGGACGAGACCATTACAAATGAAGATGTACAGGTTTTTTCAAAATCCGTGATTGACAGATTCCGCAATCCATTTTTGGACCACCAGTGGAAAGCCATTTCATTAAATTATACCTCCAAAATTAAATTAAGGATACTGGGTCTATTGAACAAATGGTATCAATTGCATCAGTATGCACCTGAACATATCGCCTTAGGTTTTGCGGCATATGTAATCCTCATGGATACCAAAGAAATCAATGGCGCTTTTCAGACACAACATATCGCCTCCAATTTTAATATTCAGGATGAATATGCGTCGGCATTATACC is a window encoding:
- a CDS encoding tagaturonate reductase, with product MILNRQNLPEITNTEVLKPVDSVFDLPEKIIQFGTGVLLRGLPDFYIDKANREGVFNGRIVIVKSTDQGDTVAFEQQGNLYTTCVRGIENKETVNQQIINASISRVLTATKDWDQIIEAAINPAIKIIISNTTEAGITSSSEDISVGVPSSFPGKLLAILFARFQECKGDPNAGFIILPTELISNNADQLKEYVLQLAAINHMNQLFIRWIKTANSFCNTLVDRIVPGKLASEDYKETTSKLGYDDELMIMVEPFSLWAIESSDPQVIEKLSFAQVNKGVAIVPDIQKFKELKLRLLNGTHTLSCAIALLMGFDTVKKAMENDDFLGYVSDLMETEIGPSILDETITNEDVQVFSKSVIDRFRNPFLDHQWKAISLNYTSKIKLRILGLLNKWYQLHQYAPEHIALGFAAYVILMDTKEINGAFQTQHIASNFNIQDEYASALYQQWAKGSHQISDILKSTAVWEQDLSAFPGFYNAVANYIQQISSIGIEAVLKKQEQLKYEN